Proteins from one Kazachstania africana CBS 2517 chromosome 1, complete genome genomic window:
- the YAE1 gene encoding Yae1p (similar to Saccharomyces cerevisiae YAE1 (YJR067C); ancestral locus Anc_1.516), whose protein sequence is MDNSMDDVWGSDSDIEIRKDDEEQLRSYDLRKLREIHAKRGYLDGIVSSKETNLQQGFNAGFPTGAQLGFQVGKIIGVLQGLKYKYGDEDEELKRDYELAKRELLISALLSKSIFTESFDLPNGHAAVDKWTDIVDKYSNKYNVIKN, encoded by the coding sequence ATGGACAATAGCATGGATGATGTATGGGGATCTGATTCCGATATTGAGATAAGAAAAGATGACGAAGAGCAACTCAGGTCATATGACTTAAGGAAACTAAGAGAAATTCATGCTAAAAGAGGGTATCTTGATGGTATCGTTAGCTCAAAAGAGACCAACTTACAGCAAGGTTTTAATGCTGGCTTCCCCACAGGTGCGCAGTTAGGATTCCAAGTTGGTAAAATCATTGGAGTATTGCAGGGTcttaaatataaatatggaGATGAGGACGAGGAATTGAAACGAGATTATGAATTAGCCAAGAGAGAATTACTGATTTCTGCGCTTCTCAGTAAAAGTATATTCACAGAATCTTTTGATCTTCCGAATGGCCATGCGGCTGTTGATAAATGGACTGATATTGTCGACAAATActcaaataaatataatgtcattaaaaattaa
- the KAFR0A08120 gene encoding uncharacterized protein, with the protein MFEHYHSPKRVKLTEDSPDPLLNVSKQLMTGHTPIATLVSNHTIFEQLRDFQVAYFRDPTDSPVPLNASSNEGDSNARKTDTRSKLLLDKNGDALADVDHSSVPKPVLKSFNHILNNSKFKEYFEKILIKVTAVPEHQSVTLRNGYQVVLICKICQHAIYLNSSSSGNAGKHLATHENLKTITKAATKNLTLQRKSLSIMDKDLERELRTSQFSQLAWILYNDVSFGYNFNRIISGGFNFNYNPLFNPVSLWDVIEIKSKILDIDKKFKTEIRKLLKETNLVSLIINTWDFYEKYPKYLALIATFVPNIVLVKSKKTQSKPFSNLLKNNFGQLQNKVVLGVIDRTKLDNEQIATSIYELLLEYNIVDKLFSITGNFINEEKKITDLLQKRIINHGDSFSMMTTINRKETLFNIDSLEKITNTLIKVAYKNMNSSVREDIETVKNIAKSINGSPSELRRSFMGSGCRRLLHPVVEDEVSTAYLLKQFTEDWKFISNLEGKDFEIINTIKKENIESLELLVSSMAPLLNLDTLAKCDNTNSLINIPLYDNYIASYLNNFEELNYSNPHQIQNVRLESSAIETAKDEWNHFMDKNEILYNLCEILTPYLRSELHDAIPKVETNLQKLKTVSNASNSYSINALRFLIEFRGNVDIPIPQDTGIEEILASLDENNEIKKYLSDDLLPIPHTINDAMNLYFHYWTSNMNTYPTLSPLALHLLYVKSSGIDTEKMFFMCQSLILRDFPIDQELISALIRVRNNVDLYESGSSFLENSLHDSLLYLKMDLLRCGKRTSGRV; encoded by the coding sequence ATGTTCGAACACTATCACTCGCCAAAACGTGTTAAACTGACGGAAGATTCTCCAGACCCTTTGTTAAATGTGTCTAAGCAATTAATGACGGGGCATACTCCAATTGCAACGCTGGTTTCCAACCATACAATATTTGAGCAATTGAGAGATTTTCAAGTAGCTTACTTCAGGGATCCTACTGATAGTCCAGTACCATTAAATGCCTCTTCTAATGAAGGAGATAGTAACGCAAGGAAGACCGACACAAGATCCAAACTCTTACTCGATAAAAATGGCGATGCCCTTGCAGATGTCGATCATTCGAGCGTACCGAAACCGGTGCTGAAATCATTCAATCACATTCTAAACAATTCAAAGTTCAAAGAGTACTTTGAGAAGATTCTGATAAAGGTAACTGCAGTACCAGAACATCAGAGTGTCACATTGAGAAATGGCTACCAAGTGGTATTGATCTGTAAGATCTGTCAGCATGCAATCTACttgaattcatcatcatcaggAAATGCAGGAAAGCATCTTGCAACCCATGAAAACTTGAAGACCATAACGAAAGCTGCCACGAAGAACCTGACCCTTCAAAGGAAGTCACTATCAATCATGGATAAGGATTTGGAAAGGGAATTAAGAACAAGCCAATTTTCGCAGTTGGCTTGGATTCTGTATAATGACGTTTCTTTTGGGTACAATTTCAACAGAATTATCTCGGGAggcttcaatttcaattacAACCCACTCTTCAATCCAGTTTCCCTGTGGGATGTCATAGAAATCAAGAGTAAAATTTTGGACATAGACAAAAAGTTTAAAACTGAGATAAGGAAACTCCTTAAAGAAACCAACTTAGTTTCACTGATTATAAACACATGGGATTTCTACGAGAAATATCCGAAGTATCTAGCTTTGATTGCAACCTTTGTTCCAAACATTGTGTTAGTAAAAAGTAAGAAGACTCAATCAAAACCATTTTCAAACCTACTGAAGAACAATTTTGGCCAGCTGCAAAATAAGGTGGTATTGGGCGTAATAGATAGGACAAAACTAGACAATGAACAGATAGCTACATCAATTTATGAACTTTTATTGGAATACAATATCGTGGACAAACTGTTCAGCATAACAGGTAATTTCATTAAcgaggaaaaaaaaataactgATTTATTGCAGAAAAGAATCATAAATCATGGTGACTCTTTTAGTATGATGACAACCATAAATCGTAAAGAAACTTTGTTCAATATTGACAGccttgaaaaaataacaaataCTCTGATCAAGGTGGCTTACAAGAACATGAACTCATCTGTAAGggaagatattgaaacgGTCAAAAATATTGCCAAATCAATTAATGGAAGCCCGTCTGAACTAAGACGCTCATTTATGGGTTCTGGTTGTAGGAGACTCTTACATCCTGTTGTAGAAGATGAGGTTAGTACAGCGTACCTGTTGAAGCAGTTTACCGAAGACTGGAAATTCATAAGCAACTTAGAAggaaaagattttgaaataataaatactatcaaaaaggaaaatattgaatcaCTGGAGTTGCTGGTCAGCTCAATGGCTCCTCTATTGAATTTAGATACGTTAGCTAAGTGTGATAACACTAACTCTCTAATAAACATCCCTCTATATGATAACTATATTGCTTCTTATCTTAACAATTTTGAGGAACTCAACTATAGTAATCCACATCAGATACAGAACGTTCGTCTGGAATCTAGTGCCATCGAGACTGCTAAAGACGAATGGAACCATTTTATGGACAAAAACGAGATACTGTACAATCTATGTGAAATTCTGACACCCTATCTCAGAAGCGAACTGCATGATGCCATTCCTAAAGTTGAAACGAATTTACAGAAGCTGAAAACCGTTAGTAACGCATCCAATTCATATTCCATCAACGCACTGCGTTTTCTAATAGAATTCCGCGGTAATGTAGATATTCCAATACCACAAGACACAGGAATAGAAGAAATACTTGCTTCGCTTGACGAaaacaatgaaatcaaGAAGTATTTAAGTGATGACCTGCTACCAATCCCACATACCATAAATGATGCGATGAATCTCTACTTTCATTACTGGACCTCAAATATGAATACCTATCCAACTTTATCCCCTCTAGCACTTCACTTACTTTATGTCAAAAGCTCTGGAATTGATACAGAAAAAATGTTCTTTATGTGCCAGAGTCTCATTCTACGTGATTTCCCAATAGATCAAGAATTAATAAGTGCTTTAATCAGAGTCCGAAATAATGTAGACTTATATGAAAGCGGTAGCAGCTTTTTGGAGAATAGCCTCCATGATTCTTTACTATATCTCAAAATGGATTTGCTGAGATGTGGCAAGCGTACTTCTGGCAGAGTATGA
- the IZH1 gene encoding PAQR-type receptor (similar to Saccharomyces cerevisiae IZH1 (YDR492W) and IZH4 (YOL101C); ancestral locus Anc_3.90) — protein MPVHSLTRTRKRSKSFRSAKSTITRTRSDSSIKIEKRILYHFHELPTWQQDNDKILGGYVRETNSFTKCIESLFYLNNESINIYSHLIPSLIYLTIAVMLLIEIDQFLNIPIYPTTTKYDFIFINIFLVGAFLCLLGSGCFHLLKQHSELQCNFWSRIDYMGIIVLISCSMMPVLYYGFFDHIVLFYCFITLTLAFASVCSIIVMSETFNLSKYRLLRACVFAAFGFSGLIPMIVGFSKFGLSGVFQRISLKFIFWESVFYLVGATLYGFRIPESILPGKFDLFGSSHQLFHCFVVIGSVLHFKAVIESYILMHSRYTA, from the coding sequence ATGCCTGTTCATTCATTAACAAGAACGAGGAAGAGAAGCAAGTCATTTCGTAGCGCTAAAAGCACGATTACGAGAACGAGAAGTGACAGTAGTATAAAGATCGAGAAACGCATATTATACCATTTCCACGAATTACCAACATGGCAACAAGATaatgacaaaattttagGTGGGTACGTCAGAGAGACCAACTCATTCACTAAATGTATCGAATCGttgttttatttgaataatgaatCAATCAACATTTATTCCCATTTGATTCCATCTCTTATCTATCTCACAATTGCCGTAATGCTTTTAATTGAgattgatcaatttttaaatatCCCGATATACCCAACTACCACAAAGTACgattttatcttcatcaatattttcctcGTGGGGGCTTTCCTGTGTCTATTGGGTAGTGGATGCTTCCATCTTTTAAAACAGCATTCAGAATTGCAGTGTAATTTTTGGAGTAGAATAGATTACATGGGTATTATTGTACTTATTTCATGTTCTATGATGCCAGTATTGTACTACGGATTTTTCGATCACATCGTTTTGTTTTACTGTTTTATCACATTAACGTTAGCATTTGCGTCTGTTTGCTCCATTATTGTAATGAGTGAAACGTTCAATTTGTCTAAATACAGGTTATTAAGAGCTTGTGTGTTTGCTGCTTTCGGTTTCAGTGGATTGATTCCTATGATAGTCGGTTTCTCTAAATTCGGGCTCTCAGGTGTTTTCCAAAGAATATCactcaaatttattttttgggAATCAGTGTTTTATCTAGTCGGTGCTACTCTATATGGTTTCAGAATACCTGAATCGATCCTACCGGGGAAATTCGACTTATTCGGTTCATCtcatcaactttttcacTGTTTTGTTGTAATTGGCTCTGTCCTCCACTTCAAAGCTGTCATTGAGTCTTATATCCTGATGCATTCAAGATATACGGCCTAA
- the MZM1 gene encoding Mzm1p (similar to Saccharomyces cerevisiae YDR493W; ancestral locus Anc_3.89) codes for MSNNLNKAALTAYRHGLRATRIAFKNDTRMLLASRNEMRQNMINPKEKYPHLTPAKRIQLLEDVAAFLLKNVVQGQKVDENVFHLNIHKDTELGDNESTKTSCKKH; via the coding sequence ATGAGCAACAATCTGAATAAAGCTGCTTTGACTGCTTACAGACATGGTCTGAGGGCAACAAGAATTGCATTCAAAAATGACACAAGAATGTTACTCGCTTCAAGGAATGAGATGAGACAAAACATGATAAATCCAAAGGAGAAGTATCCTCATTTGACACCAGCCAAACGAATACAGTTATTAGAAGACGTGGCTGCGTTTCTACTGAAAAACGTGGTACAAGGCCAGAAAGTAGACGAAAATGTGTTCCATTTGAATATCCATAAAGACACGGAATTGGGCGATAATGAGAGCACCAAAACAAGCTGCAAAAAGCATTAA
- the RSM28 gene encoding mitochondrial 37S ribosomal protein mS46 RSM28 (similar to Saccharomyces cerevisiae RSM28 (YDR494W); ancestral locus Anc_3.87) gives MLLQQLNRRVFYSKNAITEDFINDILAKAKKATEAPTTSIKNRPRVANREDYRNRSKYRQRNANTIVASNDIPSPGNLATTVKIEQAQFKNKRGNQENSSDLLDLFDTAPVAGNNGAMISSAKNMVKYKARNGNAQRHRRGPGSSRSSTNARPFNLRRNSAIVMEQPEYVPPNDFYDLQEPTPQSLLQYYPSLSHTKRSRLINFAHKTLVESNYPIYRNPKLNNNDITFLPRMVSFGKYMPGTSVILEKEKLLKNNAIHINQEKYSCMTNGSYYTIPEAIAGNSNILNGIRLSLQRNSDLNSTKERVDSLYNICAGKKPITKLM, from the coding sequence ATGCTACTCCAGCAACTCAATCGCAGGGTGTTCTACTCAAAGAATGCAATAACTGAAGATTTCATAAACGACATACTGGCTAAAGCCAAGAAGGCTACTGAAGCTCCTACTACAAGTATCAAAAACAGACCGAGAGTCGCTAATAGAGAAGATTATAGAAATAGGTCAAAATATAGGCAGAGGAATGCTAATACAATCGTGGCTAGTAATGATATCCCATCTCCAGGGAATCTAGCAACAACTGTAAAGATTGAGCAAGCacaatttaaaaataaacGAGGAAACCAGGAAAACTCATCAGATCTTCTAGACTTGTTTGATACTGCACCAGTAGCAGGGAACAATGGAGCAATGATTAGCAGTGCAAAAAATATGGTCAAATATAAGGCGAGAAATGGCAATGCACAAAGGCATAGGCGTGGACCAGGATCCAGCCGTAGCTCAACCAACGCTAGGCCTTTCAATTTACGTAGAAACTCTGCAATAGTGATGGAGCAGCCTGAGTATGTCCCTCCAAATGATTTTTATGATTTACAGGAACCAACACCACAATCTTTATTACAATATTATCCTTCTCTTTCACATACAAAAAGGTCGagattaataaattttgcCCATAAGACTCTAGTTGAATCGAATTATCCAATTTACAGGAATCCCAAgttgaataataatgatattacATTTCTTCCTCGAATGGTCTCCTTTGGTAAGTATATGCCTGGTACTTCCGTAATTCTAGAGAAGGAAAAGTTGTTAAAGAATAATGCAATTCATATAAACCAAGAAAAGTACAGTTGCATGACTAATGGCAGCTATTATACAATCCCCGAGGCAATAGCtggaaattcaaatatcttgaatgGTATAAGACTGAGCTTACAGAGAAATTCAGATTTAAACTCTACTAAAGAAAGGGTCGATTCATTGTATAATATTTGTGCTGGTAAAAAGCCAATTACAAAACTCATGTAA
- the VPS3 gene encoding CORVET complex subunit VPS3 (similar to Saccharomyces cerevisiae VPS3 (YDR495C); ancestral locus Anc_3.86) encodes MNGGNASFLRFPIISSLPEDLKISTIESYENHIYIGTEDGELIHYFEIESKEYIMISRIKFDEDCDKRIDKIILLLDIERAIVQCDGQIVLFLLPEFAPMPNTTRLSQINDVVLFKKNRKHKSYRILLFMDDCLKMLKLKATSNLEVTNTFTHFRNIKHGVPHENILMVSKSSSYEIINLTNPNNTIPLFRISEQDNTDLEPIILDLNGEDQFLVCSGGGSLEDNSMALIVNHQGDIVQGTNILEHYPKHLIVNFPFLLVEYYHTTEIKIYNISDKGTDDDNNLEQIIQSTNEGDLKIFQTTNNFRNSLINEEKSKYIVNKLRMAPLDESISDSNIRVETELRYIDELYRNGISTSILLNDANSLFGLLKEPIFTKVNHFNESGISEIKNYLDNCREFQGTRITKFDKLQERYLILLYLLLLLLHCKEIDREIIETWCTYSGKIDINILFFLFDMSLHTELMVFNGLRELTLNLKSLKLVHKCENENFIFIILTIVKEKIRKESLPVDTIKTIDINYFMGKKQLEGPNFLENFSVDEYSDESLDNIIKWLLTEEANHKEEALLKIYDRKNMPWESLEILRRNKYKPETVINILEFLKLNFEKLLRSKNYNKETLLEDLVQIIKNSPENEIIKQCLQLSKKGDISLDELLSKFSGDETHIKVLLLEQLGTQKTKDMEFLTRYYIMKLCELFTSTTLNDLLTSFTKEYKDNLSYEKIKLKEFLCIKMKNNLDFEEFLEYYNKILGQLGKNEQQSRIIPIINIELEKIDKDGILKILLYDYGTADEELRFDTALLYNDFQEVEKLTNKNNFLIVFKKYCNELKSIELMKKLMGANMITITKNREILLQVFKEIPRDLKLIRLQSILLNVTKELYLGREELEIKKLC; translated from the coding sequence ATGAACGGTGGCAATGCTTCATTCCTTAGATTCCCAATTATCTCAAGCTTGCctgaagatttgaaaatatctaCAATTGAATCATATGAGAATCATATCTATATAGGAACAGAGGATGGGGAATTAATACATTACTTTGAGATTGAAAGTAAAGAATACATAATGATATCACGGATAAAATTCGATGAAGACTGTGACAAACGGATTGACAAGATTATTCTTTTACTCGACATTGAAAGGGCGATTGTGCAATGTGATGGACAAATAGTTTTGTTTCTCTTACCTGAGTTTGCACCAATGCCAAATACCACCAGATTATCGCAAATCAATGATGTGGTCctattcaagaaaaataggAAGCACAAAAGTTACagaattttgttgtttatGGATGATTGCTTGAAAATGTTGAAATTAAAAGCCACATCAAATCTCGAAGTTACAAATACATTCACACATTTCAGGAACATCAAACATGGCGTACCtcatgaaaatatattaatgGTGTCAAAATCTAGTAGCTACgaaattataaatttaaCTAATCCCAACAATACAATTCCCTTATTTAGGATTAGTGAGCAGGATAATACTGATCTTGAACCGATAATACTTGATCTGAATGGGGAAGATCAATTTTTAGTATGTTCAGGAGGCGGTTCTTTAGAAGATAATTCTATGGCATTAATAGTGAATCATCAAGGTGACATCGTTCAAGGCACCAACATTTTAGAGCATTACCCCAAGCATTTAATCGTTAATTTCCCATTTCTACTTGTGGAATATTATCACACAACTGAAATAAAAATCTATAATATTAGTGACAAAGGAAcagatgatgataacaACTTGGAACAGATAATTCAAAGCACCAATGAGGGTGATCTAAAAATCTTCCAAACTACAAATAATTTTAGAAATAGCCTGATTAACGAggaaaaatcaaaatatatcgTCAATAAATTAAGAATGGCACCCTTAGACGAATCTATTAGTGACAGTAACATAAGGGTTGAAACTGAACTGCGATATATCGACGAACTTTACAGAAATGGTATTAGTACATCTATTCTTCTAAACGACGCAAATTCGTTATTTGGACTTTTGAAGGAACCTATTTTTACGAAAGTTAatcatttcaatgaatctgGAATCTCTGAAATAAAAAACTACTTGGACAACTGTCGCGAATTTCAAGGGACAAGGATCactaaatttgataaattacaagaaaggTATCTCATCTTGTTATATCTTTTGCTATTACTACTACACTGTAAAGAGATCGATAGAGAGATTATTGAAACTTGGTGTACTTACAGTGGAAAAATTGACATCAATATACTATTTTTCCTCTTCGATATGTCACTTCACACTGAATTAATGGTTTTTAATGGACTACGTGAACTAACACTGAATCTGAAGTCATTAAAACTGGTACACAAATGCGAGAATGAAAActtcatatttattatcCTAACTATagtgaaagaaaagatacGAAAAGAAAGCCTACCCGTCGATACGATCAAGACCATTGatataaattatttcatGGGAAAAAAGCAACTAGAAGGACCAAACTTTTTGGAAAACTTTTCTGTTGATGAGTATAGCGATGAAAGTCTGGACAACATAATCAAATGGCTTTTAACTGAAGAAGCTAACCATAAAGAAGAGGCATTACTGAAAATATACGATAGGAAAAATATGCCATGGGAAAGTTTAGAGATTCTACGGCGCAACAAATACAAACCAGAAACTGTCATtaatattcttgaatttttgaagttaaattttgaaaaactctTAAGAAGTAAAAATTACAATAAAGAGACATTGCTCGAGGATTTGGTacaaattatcaaaaacaGTCccgaaaatgaaataataaagCAATGCTTACAGCTTTCTAAAAAGGGAGATATTAGCCTTGATGAGCTTTTATCGAAATTTAGCGGTGATGAGACTCACATCAAAGTACTATTGTTAGAACAACTGGGAACACAAAAAACGAAAGACATGGAGTTTTTGACCAGGTATTACATTATGAAATTATGTGAGCTATTCACCAGCACGACGCttaatgatttattgaCCTCATTTACTAAGGAGTACAAGGATAACTTGAGCTACGAAAAAATCAAGTTAAAAGAATTTCTATgtatcaaaatgaaaaataatcttGACTTCGAGGAATTCCttgaatattataataaaatacTGGGGCAATTAGGTAAAAATGAACAACAAAGTAGAATCATACCAATAATTAATATCGAGCTTGAGAAAATAGATAAGGACGGTATCctaaaaatattgttatACGATTACGGTACTGCAGATGAAGAACTTAGATTTGACACAGCGTTATTATATAATGACTTTCAAGAAGTGGAAAAATTAACGAATAAGAACAACTTTCTCATcgttttcaaaaaatactGCAATGAACTAAAATCGATagaattgatgaagaaattgatggGGGCAAATATGATAACCATCACCAAGAATAGAGAGATATTACTCcaagttttcaaagaaatacCGCGTGATCTTAAACTGATAAGACTAcaatcaatattattgaatgtaaCGAAAGAACTATATTTAGGTAGGGAGGAACtggaaataaaaaaacTTTGTTGA
- the PUF6 gene encoding Puf6p (similar to Saccharomyces cerevisiae PUF6 (YDR496C); ancestral locus Anc_3.85), whose product MTPTVKKSNKRSEPEQAGSKTVKKARISVESSEDELDELDDLDVDEEEEEFEDEDEKEVEEGEEESGEEKKEEGAGSNNHVEQRKLLKERKMQRRAGSEIAQIKPIWEKLRCKSPPLPVEIREKLCNEIWEIAKDHIADLVLKHDASRVVQTLVKFSNKERRELICKALTGKFYQLATSSYGKYLLVKLLHYGSRDSRQLIIDELHGGLRKLMRHREGAYVVEDLFVLYSTHEQRQQMIREFWGSEYAVFRDNHGGLTIEDVTKDNIEKRNIISRNLMGTITASVEKGSAGFQILHAAMKELVKIANDKETSELIELLHEQFAELVHTPEGCFVACTLIAKATAKERKSILKTLKNHASELIKNEHGNLVFITLLMCVDDTVLVFKTFNSTIKESLNEFVVDKYGRRPFLYMLLGLDGKYFSPIIKKELTHYAVLSANTSKKDPVIRKHELLDKFALVFLNSILKNYSEILLDNFGCQFVAECLTNDGFYKELNEEGEAKFNELIDTIITLFKGDITEEDHPIHKPFSVRLLKSLIQGGNWNNKLRKLEPLGSVQGLGVPFATKFYEDIIDSSNLLSWINEPDSSFTVVALYESLKGKNEGKQFIKDLKSVSKKIEESESNKGARLLLKLMAQ is encoded by the coding sequence ATGACCCCAACTGTTAAGAAGAGTAATAAACGTAGTGAACCAGAGCAAGCTGGCTCCAAGACAGTGAAGAAAGCAAGAATTTCTGTAGAGTCTTCGGAAGACGAACTGGATGAATTAGACGATTTGGATGtcgacgaagaagaagaagaatttgaagatgaagatgaaaaagaggttgaagaaggagaagaagaaagtggtgaagagaagaaggaagaagGTGCTGGTTCGAACAACCATGTTGAACAAAGGAAATTGTTaaaggaaagaaagatGCAAAGAAGAGCAGGTTCCGAAATTGCTCAAATTAAACCAATTTGGGAAAAATTACGTTGTAAGAGTCCACCATTACCAGTGGAAATCCGTGAAAAGTTGTGTAACGAAATCTGGGAGATCGCAAAAGATCATATTGCAGACCTTGTCCTAAAGCATGATGCATCTCGTGTGGTCCAAACTTTGgtcaaattttccaataagGAACGCCGTGAATTGATCTGTAAAGCATTAACAGGAAAGTTCTATCAACTAGCAACTTCCTCCTACGGTAAGTATCTTCTAGTAAAATTGTTGCATTACGGAAGTAGAGATTCAAGACAATTAATCATTGACGAATTACACGGTGGtttaagaaaattgatgagACACAGAGAAGGTGCCTACGTTGTAGAAGATCTTTTCGTCTTATACTCAACACACGAACAAAGACAACAAATGATCAGAGAATTCTGGGGTTCCGAATATGCCGTGTTCAGAGATAACCATGGCGGATTAACCATCGAAGATGTAACTAAGGACAATATCGAAAAGAGAAACATTATTTCCAGGAATTTAATGGGTACCATAACGGCATCTGTGGAAAAAGGTTCTGCAGGTTTCCAAATCTTACACGCTGcaatgaaagaattagTTAAGATTGCCAATGATAAAGAAACCTCCGAATTAATCGAATTATTACATGAACAATTTGCTGAATTAGTTCACACACCAGAAGGTTGTTTCGTCGCATGCACTTTGATTGCTAAGGCAACTGctaaagaaagaaaatcaattttaaagacGTTGAAAAACCATGCTTCtgaattaattaaaaatgaacatGGTAACTTGGTCTTCATCACTCTCTTAATGTGTGTTGACGATACCGTTCTTGTTTTCAAGACTTTCAATTCAACTATCAAAGAATCCTTAAACGAGTTCGTTGTTGATAAATATGGTAGAAGACCATTCCTTTACATGTTATTGGGTCTCGATGGTAAATATTTCTCACCTATTATTAAAAAGGAATTAACTCACTATGCTGTTCTATCAGCTAACACATCTAAGAAAGATCCCGTAATTAGAAAACATGAATTGCTGGACAAATTTGCCCTTGTCTTCCTAAATTCTATATTAAAGAACTATTCTGAAATCTTACTTGACAACTTCGGTTGCCAATTTGTTGCTGAATGCTTAACAAATGATGGATTCTACAAGgaattaaatgaagaaggCGAAGCTAAATTCAACGAACTTATTGACACAATAATCACTTTGTTCAAGGGCGACATCACAGAAGAAGATCATCCAATACATAAACCATTCTCAGTAAGATTACTAAAAAGTTTGATTCAAGGTGGTAACTGGAACAACAAGTTAAGAAAGCTCGAACCTTTGGGTTCCGTTCAAGGCTTGGGTGTTCCTTTCGCTACTAAGTTTTACGAGGACATAATCGACTCTTCAAATTTACTAAGTTGGATCAATGAACCCGATAGTTCTTTCACCGTCGTTGCACTTTACGAATCTTTGAAAGGTAAAAACGAGGGCAAGCAATTCATCAAGGACTTGAAATCAGTCTCTAAAAAAATCGAAGAATCTGAATCCAACAAAGGTGCTCGTCTTTTACTCAAATTAATGGCACAATAA
- the SEC20 gene encoding Sec20p (similar to Saccharomyces cerevisiae SEC20 (YDR498C); ancestral locus Anc_3.83): MLDQVALMGTVDANDSIDSCSNLIISFESLIRSSVVAINQSHRNLQLKLTHNDTQLHVEKDGTVDDSISQDITRLIKFISFKTEFVKNFHETILQENYNSKYSKIDRLRNEKMASFTKPHTIVESTTVKPTSTKDKLLKTNKKLTGNLIKSNQYLQSSILQSDLNLDELKQQTLSLNIVNNKYEQFGTIVDKTTSIINQLNKSSNQEKRNVYLSLAFLCCCCSWVLWRRILKIPTKLFIWLLFKFFKSILLALNLVKSHAEDATSITTAVDEAMQRILTTELINDEL; this comes from the coding sequence ATGCTCGATCAAGTGGCGTTAATGGGTACTGTCGATGCAAATGATAGCATTGATAGCTGTTCAAACTTGATAATCAGTTTTGAATCGTTGATTAGATCCAGTGTGGTGGCAATCAACCAGTCTCATAGAAAtttacaattgaaattgactCATAACGATACCCAATTACACGTGGAGAAGGACGGTACAGTTGATGACAGTATCAGCCAAGACATTACACGGttgatcaaatttatatCCTTCAAGACAGaatttgtaaaaaatttccaCGAGACAATCTTACAGGAGAACTACAACTCGAAATATTCCAAGATCGACAGACTGAGGAATGAAAAGATGGCCTCTTTCACGAAACCACACACTATTGTCGAAAGCACCACCGTTAAACCCACCTCGACAAAGGACAAACTACTCAAGACcaacaagaaattgacGGGCAATCTTATCAAAAGCAACCAATATTTGCAATCTTCCATCCTGCAATCCGACTTGAACTTGGATGAGTTGAAACAACAGACACTTTCTTTAAACATCGTGAACAACAAGTATGAACAGTTCGGAACCATCGTAGACAAGACTACAAGTATAATAAACCAATTGAACAAATCGTCGAAccaagaaaagagaaacGTTTACCTATCGCTTGCATTCCTATGTTGCTGCTGCTCGTGGGTGCTGTGGAGACGTATCCTCAAGATTCCAACAAAACTGTTCATCTGGTTActgttcaaatttttcaaatcgaTCCTGCTCGCTTTAAATCTGGTCAAATCACATGCTGAAGATGCCACTTCCATCACCACAGCAGTCGACGAAGCCATGCAGCGCATCCTAACCACCGAACTCatcaatgatgaattgTAA